In Paenibacillus sonchi, a single genomic region encodes these proteins:
- a CDS encoding class I SAM-dependent RNA methyltransferase, whose product MGKLTLIATAPMGLEAVVARELNELGYETAVENGRVLFSGDYIDICRCNLWLRTSDRVLVKMGQFPARTFDELFEGVKAIEWQDWIPENGEFPVEGRSHKSQLTSVPACQGIVKKAIVEKLKLSYRTEWFPENGPRYVVEVILLNDTALITLDTTGPALHKRGYRRQATEAPLKETMAAALIQLSRWNGHRPLYDPCCGSGTLLIEAAMIAWNIAPGLRRSFPSEHWPEIPQRLWEEAREEAFDAVRDDYPLQLTGTDIDPAAIEIAEANAKSAGLAGEITFQAIAAAKARPQGEYGCIITNPPYGERISNDKEVEKLTRQFGEMMLYLPTWSFFAISPYKEFEQYYGRKADKRRKLYNGRIECQYYQYLGPLPPRKPQ is encoded by the coding sequence TTGGGTAAATTAACATTGATCGCCACCGCCCCCATGGGGCTGGAGGCCGTCGTAGCACGTGAATTGAACGAACTGGGTTATGAGACTGCGGTCGAAAACGGCCGGGTATTGTTCAGTGGGGATTACATTGACATCTGCCGCTGCAATTTATGGCTGCGGACCTCTGACCGGGTATTGGTCAAAATGGGCCAGTTCCCGGCCCGGACCTTCGATGAGCTGTTCGAAGGCGTCAAAGCCATCGAGTGGCAGGACTGGATTCCCGAAAACGGAGAGTTTCCCGTGGAAGGAAGGTCGCATAAATCCCAGCTTACCAGCGTACCTGCCTGCCAGGGCATTGTCAAGAAAGCCATTGTCGAAAAGCTGAAGCTTTCGTACCGTACCGAATGGTTTCCGGAGAACGGCCCGCGGTATGTGGTGGAAGTAATTCTTCTGAATGATACCGCTTTGATAACGCTGGACACCACCGGTCCTGCGCTGCACAAACGCGGCTACCGCCGCCAGGCGACGGAAGCGCCGCTTAAGGAAACGATGGCGGCCGCACTGATCCAGCTCAGCCGCTGGAACGGCCACCGTCCGCTGTACGATCCGTGCTGCGGCTCCGGCACGCTGCTGATCGAGGCGGCCATGATCGCCTGGAACATTGCGCCGGGCCTGCGGCGCTCGTTCCCGTCCGAGCATTGGCCGGAAATCCCGCAGCGCCTCTGGGAAGAAGCCCGCGAGGAAGCCTTCGACGCTGTGCGCGACGACTACCCGCTGCAGCTCACCGGTACGGACATCGATCCGGCCGCGATTGAAATCGCCGAAGCGAACGCCAAAAGTGCCGGACTCGCCGGGGAGATTACCTTTCAGGCCATCGCTGCTGCCAAAGCCAGGCCTCAAGGCGAGTATGGCTGCATTATTACAAATCCTCCTTATGGAGAGCGCATCAGCAACGACAAGGAAGTGGAGAAGCTTACCCGCCAGTTCGGAGAAATGATGCTGTATCTGCCGACATGGTCTTTTTTCGCCATCAGCCCGTATAAGGAATTCGAGCAGTACTACGGACGCAAAGCGGACAAGCGGCGCAAGCTCTACAATGGACGGATTGAATGCCAATATTATCAATACCTCGGCCCCCTGCCGCCGCGCAAGCCGCAATAG